The following proteins come from a genomic window of Crassostrea angulata isolate pt1a10 chromosome 1, ASM2561291v2, whole genome shotgun sequence:
- the LOC128180443 gene encoding uncharacterized protein LOC128180443, with translation MFPVWKRLLLFCCFYCKTANSFPPNNVRSEPKTQSHFSITLGGVYASTASFLDMFDLVNNTGQSFSQKVQEYFGTDQESYSNHIGIIRRIIGYENNIQRDYAGISFYHVNGEQIEIAHNYIRTLRQSIADLSSTATTEDDLEEIREKVGAALYTIQEFYSNTNWIELMGNKIYEDFGQDNVTLVDIANEQDNTCADCGFIEGIIICDNNIRGDKLTSGYKSGQDVTKPVRTGFLGKCSHGSPDDDSRFSTATGGIYKGRSIVDEAPHSSLHGAASDAAMDATEYFLIGQGRGLLSLIGAEAFRDVFGLRTREDVVKTSLTFVIDVTGSMGDDIKAVIAATQNIVNEAKDSDFVPENYILVTFSDPESLTTGQMTTNPQTMITWLQNITVNGGGDCAEYAMSGMLKGIEMSNEKSKIYLCTDADAKDEDKQGDVMAGLIAKQLTPVFLLTGQCSRRRRKRNSDGAEEFELQKNFPNEKSSRGQRVKRSSLLVFQKIAEETGGRVYETKVAELEAIVEKEIQDTFPSSNVFVTRLIFPTNSKPNENISVPVDNHIETLKIEITTVSAESEFSLLYPNGSDVMFSSNIEQKNILGGKLTISILNPSSGAWILTRKTSKAWIVNVTAQSPMDFSTSLLAPSSDGNSYFLLGNPIMGFNYSVVVDIQNANHNLTCEYALLFDDTWNQVAEIPLTKMAVQGISSCIGPYVPFNKSSFVQISGTDELGNTYLRTRMFSILPTSVKLRVLPVLGDLRLNEGTNISFSLTNTGDSTAEFIITISDGDTTTDVQTGFLQAGQIYEAVVMVTPDSLKSVVLRFSVSLKNYTGVVQSETRRFSVTDTRTADCTVLDYPRTCPVESLNTYNCSKYIWTGLVEVSSSTIRLSEIIVSSEEVVLEYMNLTLANFSLPISVRGSCCVQSVLISILDKDGHFSQCRFELSNQALAIVEITTPAVVEPKTEVLIVNWMMIGIVVASAVAGITLVAVLVVLIYKTKCNKNNSGTSVSYTKEKL, from the exons ATGTTCCCTGTCTGGAAACGCCTCCTGCTTTTTTGCTGCTTCTACTGCAAGACTGCGAATAGTTTCCCGCCAAATAATGTCAGGTCGGAACCTAAAACACAATCTCATTTCTCCATAACCCTGGGAGGAGTGTACGCCTCCACGGCTTCGTTTTTGGATATGTTTGACCTCGTTAACAACACTGGACAGTCTTTTTCTCAGAAGGTGCAAGAATATTTCGGCACAG ACCAGGAGTCATACTCGAATCATATAGGAATAATCAGAAGGATTATTGGGTACGAAAACAACATTCAGAGAGATTATGCTGGTATCTCCTTCTACCATGTCAACGGAGAACAAATTGAAATTG CTCATAATTACATTCGCACTCTGCGACAGTCCATAGCTGACCTCTCAAGCACTGCTACCACCGAGGACGACCTGGAGGAAATTCGGGAAAAAGTGGGTGCGGCTCTGTACACCATTCAGGAGTTCTACAGCAATACAAACTGGATAGAACTCATGGGAAACAAGATATACGAAGATTTCG gCCAAGATAATGTGACATTGGTGGACATTGCTAATGAGCAGGATAATACATGCGCTGACTGTGGATTTATAGAAGG gATTATAATCTGCGACAACAATATCAGAGGGGATAAATTGACAAGTGGATATAAGTCAGGCCAAGACGTCACAAAACCTGTCA GGACGGGGTTTCTTGGTAAATGCAGTCATGGATCGCCGGATGACGATAGTCGTTTTTCCACCGCAACAGGAGGGATCTACAAAGGCAGATCTATTGTAGACGAGGCTCCTCACTCTTCTCTGCATGGAGCGGCTTCCGACGCGGCAATGGATGCGACTGAGTACTTCCTTATTGGCCAAG GAAGAGGGCTTTTGAGCCTAATAGGCGCGGAAGCCTTCCGGGATGTGTTTGGTCTTCGGACTAGGGAAGATGTGGTTAAGACTTCTTTAACCTTTGTGATTGACGTCACCGGGTCCATGGGTGACGACATTAAAGCCGTCATAGCTGCCACGCAGAATATTGTTAACGAGGCAAAGGACTCTGATTTTGTACCAGAGAACTATATCCTGGTGACTTTTTCGGATCCAG AAAGTTTAACGACGGGACAAATGACTACAAACCCTCAGACAATGATCACGTGGCTTCAAAACATTACTGTCAATGGAGGGGGTGACTGTGCTGAATATGCTATGTCTGGGATGTTAAAAG GAATAGAAATGTCCAACGAAAAGTCTAAGATTTATCTCTGCACGGATGCTGATGCAAAGGATGAAGATAAACAAGGCGATGTGATGGCTGGATTGATAGCCAAGCAGCTGACCCCCGTGTTTCTTCTCACGGGCCAGTGTTCCAGGAGAAGAAGAAAAAGGAACAGTGACGGGG CGGAGGAATTCGAACTTCAGAAAAATTTTCCAAATGAAAAGAGCTCGCGTGGTCAAAGAGTAAAACGGTCCAGTTTACTGGTGTTCCAGAAAATTGCAGAAGAGACCGGAGGACGAGTCTATGAAACAAAAGTTGCAGAACTAGAAGCAATTGTGGAGAAAGAGATACAG gATACCTTTCCATCCTCCAATGTTTTTGTCACACGTTTGATATTTCCTACCAACTCTAAGCCAAATGAGAACATCTCGGTACCAGTAGACAACCATATTGAGACACTTAAGATTGAAATTACAACTGTTTCTGCTGAAAGTGAATTTTCCTTACTATATCCTAATG GATCTGACGTAATGTTCTCATCTAACATtgaacagaaaaatattttaggagGCAAATTGACTATATCCATTCTG AACCCATCCTCCGGTGCTTGGATTCTCACAAGAAAAACCTCAAAGGCATGGATAGTCAACGTAACTGCTCAGAGTCCGATGGACTTTTCCACAAGCCTTCTTGCTCCTAGCTCTGATGGGAACTCCTACTTCCTTTTAGGAAATCCAATTATGG GATTTAACTACTCAGTCGTCGTTGATATTCAAAATGCAAACCATAATTTAACCTGTGAATATGCTTTACTGTTCGATGACACTTGGAATCAGGTGGCTGAAATTCCACTGACAAAGATGGCGGTTCAAGGAATTTCTTCTTGTATTGGACCTTATGTACCATTTAACAAG TCAAGTTTTGTACAAATCAGTGGGACTGATGAACTCGGAAACACTTATCTAAGAACCCGTATGTTTAGTATCCTACCAACGTCCGTCAAGCTCCGTGTTTTACCGGTTCTAG GTGACCTAAGACTGAATGAGGGGACAAACATTTCGTTTTCCCTGACAAACACCGGGGATTCTACAGCCGAGTTTATTATCACGATATCAGACGGTGACACTACCACCGACGTTCAAACGGGTTTCTTACAGGCTGGGCAAATTTATGAAGCGGTTGTCATGGTAACGCCGGATTCATTAAAATCAgt AGTTCTACGTTTCTCTGTCTCCCTGAAGAATTACACAGGTGTCGTGCAATCAGAAACGCGGCGCTTTTCA GTGACTGATACTCGCACAGCAGACTGTACCGTTCTTGATTATCCAAGGACATGTCCAGTGGAGTCGCTTAACACCTACAACTGTTCTAAGTACATCTGGACTGGTTTGGTCGAGGTCTCCTCATCTACCATCCGCTTGTCAGAAATAATCGTGTCTTCTGAAGAAGTTGTACTAGAATATATGAACCTAACTCTGGCGAATTTTTCGTTACCTATTTCAGTAAG GGGCAGCTGTTGTGTGCAGTCTGTTTTGATCTCCATTTTGGACAAAGACGGACATTTCTCTCAATGTCGTTTTGAACTTTCCAACCAGGCACTAGCTATTGTAGAGATTACAACTCCAGCCGTCGTAGAACCAAAG ACGGAGGTTCTTATTGTCAACTGGATGATGATTGGTATCGTGGTTGCATCGGCTGTTGCAGGAATCACCCTTGTAGCTGTTCTCGTCGTGCTCATTTACAAGACCAAATGCAACAAGAACAACTCAGGAACCTCTGTGTCctatacaaaagaaaaactcTAA
- the LOC128178619 gene encoding complement C1q tumor necrosis factor-related protein 3-like: MWPTFRVKLIFALVICTEMHIYVRAEWNSSETTDFQTKPEQQTYGLYIERLENVIQKQFTIIENLQKVVSQQGNRIGRLENISRNNDGNNQATSRESSVHLSQRIDNAITHKGSTMSTRLLTPGQYNIAFHSYLASNLLYQSKGSTVIFQNTGLNVGNHYNQLTGIFTAPVQGIFVFTWTITVTDESNINTELVRNMESIGAIYTSAVGVKNARTSTGVVVSDVTNGDFLYVRFSTINYSRGEIISVPSCKSTFSGWRLF, from the exons ATGTGGCCAACGTTTAgggtaaaattgatttttgcaCTCGTAATTTGTACTGAAATGCACATATATGTCAGAGCTGAGTGGAACAGTTCCGAGACAACCGATTTTCAAACAAAACCGGAACAGCAGACCTACGGTTTATATATTGAACGGTTAGAAAATGTAATTCAGAAGCAATTCACCATCATTGAAAATCTACAAAAAGTTGTGAGTCAACAAGGCAATCGCATTGGACGCTTGGAAAACATCTCCCGGAACAACGATGGAAATAATCAAGCAACAAGCAGAGAGAGCAGTGTACATCTATCTCAGCGCATTGATAACGCTATTACACACAAAGGGAGTACTATGTCAACGCGACTTCTAACACCAG GTCAGTATAACATAGCATTTCACTCTTACTTGGCTTCCAACTTGCTATACCAGTCTAAAGGTTCGACAgtcatttttcaaaacacgGGACTTAACGTCGGAAACCATTACAACCAACTGACTGGAATCTTCACCGCACCCGTACAAGGAATATTCGTGTTCACGTGGACAATTACTGTAACAGACGAAAGTAATATAAACACAGAGCTCGTGAGAAATATGGAGTCTATTGGAGCCATATACACTAGTGCTGTCGGTGTTAAAAATGCCAGAACAAGTACTGGTGTGGTGGTTAGTGACGTCACCAACGGGGACTTTTTGTACGTTCGTTTCAGCACAATAAATTACAGTAGAGGAGAAATAATTAGCGTGCCTTCCTGTAAATCGACATTTTCTGGGTGGAGgcttttttga